In Fimbriiglobus ruber, a genomic segment contains:
- a CDS encoding diacylglycerol/lipid kinase family protein — protein MSLSTCVIYNPAAGRGKALRELEDARKRFGGDIELRPTSAAGHAVELARQAAQEGFSRVVAAGGDGTVHEVANGLLTSGRDDVLLSTWPVGSSCDYAYSLGMLRWWRERSTDIPLDTMRVDVGLVRAGGRERYCVNSFGVGFNGMVTVEAHKIRWLRGLPLYALAFLRAMVEHFQTPPMTVRFDDAEGESPTLAVSVNLAQREGGFPITSAARLDDGRFDYLHAAAMRRWELLRYLPAMIAGNLPTNHPQLRTGRCTRAAVRAGVPLCVHADGEFVCRPEDGIREVEIELLPGRLLVEVCRPFLYGA, from the coding sequence GTGTCTCTCTCCACGTGCGTCATTTACAACCCCGCGGCCGGACGCGGGAAAGCCCTGCGGGAACTCGAAGACGCCCGAAAGCGGTTCGGCGGCGACATCGAGCTGCGGCCCACGTCGGCCGCGGGTCACGCGGTCGAGCTGGCACGGCAGGCGGCCCAGGAAGGGTTCTCGCGGGTCGTCGCGGCCGGCGGCGACGGGACGGTTCACGAGGTCGCCAACGGCCTGTTAACTAGCGGCCGGGACGATGTCCTTCTCTCCACCTGGCCGGTCGGCTCCTCGTGCGACTATGCGTACTCGCTGGGGATGCTCCGCTGGTGGCGCGAGCGGTCTACCGACATCCCACTCGACACGATGCGGGTCGACGTCGGCCTCGTCCGCGCGGGCGGCCGCGAGCGGTATTGCGTGAACTCGTTCGGGGTCGGGTTCAACGGGATGGTGACGGTCGAAGCCCACAAGATTCGGTGGCTCCGCGGGCTCCCCCTTTACGCACTGGCGTTCCTCCGCGCGATGGTCGAGCACTTCCAGACGCCCCCGATGACCGTTCGCTTCGACGACGCGGAGGGCGAGTCGCCGACCCTGGCGGTGTCGGTCAACCTCGCCCAGCGCGAGGGCGGGTTCCCGATCACGTCGGCGGCCCGGCTCGACGACGGCCGGTTCGACTACCTCCACGCCGCCGCCATGCGCCGGTGGGAGCTACTCCGCTACCTCCCGGCGATGATCGCCGGCAACCTTCCCACGAATCACCCGCAACTGCGGACCGGCCGCTGCACGCGCGCGGCCGTCCGCGCGGGCGTGCCGCTGTGCGTCCACGCCGACGGCGAATTCGTCTGCCGGCCCGAAGACGGCATCCGCGAGGTCGAAATCGAGCTGCTACCGGGGCGATTACTCGTCGAGGTCTGCCGGCCGTTCCTGTACGGGGCGTAA
- a CDS encoding recombinase family protein, whose protein sequence is MTTSPLRAALYARVSSQQQADANTIASQVEALRERVRSDGLKRDEEFCFRDDGHSGATLLRPALERLRDQAAAGVLDRLYVHSPDQLARSYAYQVLLGRIPPRRDRGRIPEPPDRAAPEEDLLLQVQGMMAEYERAKIAERSRRGKRHAARAGR, encoded by the coding sequence ATGACCACGTCGCCACTGCGGGCGGCCCTTTACGCCCGCGTCTCGTCCCAGCAACAAGCCGACGCGAACACCATCGCGAGTCAAGTCGAGGCTCTTCGTGAGCGCGTCCGTTCGGACGGCCTGAAACGCGACGAGGAGTTCTGTTTCCGCGACGACGGGCACAGCGGGGCGACGCTGCTGCGGCCGGCCCTGGAGCGGCTCCGCGATCAGGCCGCGGCGGGCGTTCTGGACCGCCTCTACGTTCACTCGCCCGACCAACTGGCACGGAGCTACGCCTACCAAGTGCTGTTAGGAAGAATTCCGCCGCGACGGGATCGAGGTCGTATTCCTGAACCGCCCGATCGGGCGGCCCCGGAGGAGGATCTGCTCCTCCAGGTGCAGGGGATGATGGCCGAGTACGAGCGGGCCAAGATCGCCGAGCGGAGCCGGCGGGGGAAACGGCACGCGGCCCGGGCGGGTCGGTGA